In Mycolicibacterium lutetiense, the sequence ACATCGGCGACCGGCATCGGTGCACCCGATGCGGAGCCCGCAGTCGTCCGACGCATTTTCACAACACCATTGTGACGGAATTCCACCCGCGGTTCCAGCAAGGGCACCCTTACGTGACCTGGGCCACCGCCGCCTGGCGGAGACCGTCTCGGCCGACCGCTACGCTGCCCTGATGGCAAGCCGCCTGTCGACCTTCAGCACATCGATCGCCCGGTGGCACGGCGACGAACGGGCCGTCGGGTCCCCACTCAACGCCGCCGAGGTTGTCGCACAGCGTCGTACCCGGCTTTTCGGGGCCACCGGAACCGTCCTGATGGCGATCGGCGCCCTCGGTGCCGGCGCCCGCCCGGTCGTGCAGGATCCGACCTTCGGGGTCCGACTGCTCAACCTGCCCTCCCGCATCCAGACGGTATCGCTGACGATGACCACCACCGGTGCGGTGATGATGACGCTGGCGTGGCTCATGCTCGGGCGATTCGCCCTCGGCCCCCGCCGGATGTCACGCAGCCAGCTGGACCGGACACTGCTGCTGTGGGCGCTCCCGCTGCTGGTCGCGCCCCCGATGTACAGCAAGGACGTCTACTCGTACCTGGCGCAGAGTGAGATCGGCTACATCGGCCTCAACCCGTATCAGGTCGGTCCGGCGACCGGCCTGGGCCTCGATCACGTATTCACCCTGTCGGTGCCCAGTCTGTGGCGCGAGACCCCGGCACCGTACGGCCCACTGTTCCTGTGGATCGGCGAGAGCATCTCCGCGCTGACCGGTGAGAACATCGTCGCCGCGGTGCTGTGCCACCGCGCCGTGGTGCTGCTGGGCGTCGGGCTCATCGTGTGGGCGACACCCCGGCTGGCCCGTCGCTGCGGCGTCGCCGAGGTCAGCGCATTGTGGCTCGGTGCGTGTAATCCGCTGCTGTTCATGCACTTGGTGGCCGGAATCCACAACGAGGCGCTGATGCTCGGCCTGATGCTGGCGGGCACCGAGTTCGCGCTGCGCGGCATCGAAGCTGCAGCGCCATTGATGCCCCGACCACTGACCTGGCCGCAGTCACGCGAGGACTGGGACCGCTGGTACCCCGCGGGGATGCTGCTGCTCGGCACGGTCCTCATCACGCTGTCCTCCCAGGTCAAGCTGCCCTCACTGCTCGCGCTCGGATTCGTCGCGATGGCCCTGGCCTGGCGTCTGGGCGGCACGATCAAGGCGTTCTTCGTGGCGAGTGTGCCCCTCGGCGTGATCTCGCTGGCGGTGATGGCCGTGATCGGCT encodes:
- the mptB gene encoding polyprenol phosphomannose-dependent alpha 1,6 mannosyltransferase MptB encodes the protein MASRLSTFSTSIARWHGDERAVGSPLNAAEVVAQRRTRLFGATGTVLMAIGALGAGARPVVQDPTFGVRLLNLPSRIQTVSLTMTTTGAVMMTLAWLMLGRFALGPRRMSRSQLDRTLLLWALPLLVAPPMYSKDVYSYLAQSEIGYIGLNPYQVGPATGLGLDHVFTLSVPSLWRETPAPYGPLFLWIGESISALTGENIVAAVLCHRAVVLLGVGLIVWATPRLARRCGVAEVSALWLGACNPLLFMHLVAGIHNEALMLGLMLAGTEFALRGIEAAAPLMPRPLTWPQSREDWDRWYPAGMLLLGTVLITLSSQVKLPSLLALGFVAMALAWRLGGTIKAFFVASVPLGVISLAVMAVIGWASGLGFGWLGTLGTANVVRSWMSPPTLLALGTGQVGILLGLGDHTTAVLALTRAIGVVLIAILVSWLLFAVMRGRLHPVGGLGVALGGTILLFPVVQPWYLLWAVIPLAAWATRPGFRGSAIAITLVVGIFGPTANGDRFTLFQIVMATLASALIVLILIGLTWRRLPWRASRQPDNKPPPTPAQPPDAYAESP